One window from the genome of Thermosipho affectus encodes:
- a CDS encoding DMT family transporter yields the protein MHLLSAIISAFSSSITSIFGKLSFEIGATPLQILFIRFLFSFLLSLILFSLYKKNFNLKHFSVFGSLGILNYGIAALLFFYGLRFLNPAYATVVFFTNPIFVLIFQKLIYKHKIDFISVISIFLSFTGVTLANFGEKGIENNNLFLGTTIVLTSALLNALFVTVSSQRIKKINSDIIENIFYTFLGTILFYTIILVFSGQYISLKVEYLNYGLLLAIFSTFIPLTLNYFSLKKLSSHSLAIIMPLELVFASLLSILIFHEKFNYVKIFGFILVGLAPIVENITIYKKKYKNT from the coding sequence ATGCATTTACTTTCAGCCATAATCTCAGCATTTTCTTCTTCAATAACCTCGATTTTTGGAAAATTATCATTTGAAATTGGTGCTACACCTTTACAAATATTGTTTATTAGATTTTTGTTTTCATTTCTTTTGTCATTAATTTTATTTTCTTTATATAAAAAAAATTTTAATCTTAAACATTTCTCAGTTTTCGGAAGTTTAGGTATTCTAAATTATGGTATAGCAGCCTTGTTGTTTTTTTATGGACTAAGATTTCTAAATCCAGCTTATGCTACTGTAGTTTTTTTCACTAATCCCATATTTGTTCTAATTTTTCAAAAATTAATTTATAAACATAAAATTGATTTTATAAGTGTTATTTCAATTTTTCTATCTTTTACAGGGGTGACCCTAGCAAATTTTGGTGAAAAAGGTATTGAAAATAACAACTTATTTTTAGGTACAACTATTGTTTTAACCTCAGCATTATTAAATGCTTTATTTGTTACCGTTTCTAGTCAAAGAATTAAAAAAATTAATTCTGATATTATCGAAAATATTTTTTATACTTTTTTGGGTACAATTTTATTTTATACAATTATACTGGTATTTAGTGGGCAATATATTTCTTTAAAGGTTGAATATTTAAATTACGGATTACTACTTGCAATTTTTTCAACTTTTATACCATTAACTTTAAATTATTTTTCACTAAAAAAATTATCATCACATTCGTTAGCAATTATAATGCCACTTGAACTCGTTTTTGCAAGTTTATTATCCATATTAATATTTCATGAAAAATTTAACTATGTAAAAATTTTTGGATTTATTCTTGTTGGTCTTGCTCCAATAGTTGAAAATATTACCATTTACAAGAAGAAATACAAAAATACTTAA
- a CDS encoding coiled-coil domain-containing protein encodes MDELVDLDEILEEISNEIENLKNLNASIELIERSSKKILEMLKETLNENAKKVREEFNKLNENTEKLKDEYEHFYSKTKELIKQINNLIDKNNELLENTKKDILSSQEKLENLIISNFSKLEGMMKIISENQNNKIIDLSKEVGRQERIIEKLVYETNEQKNKIEQLENSINNFSKIFLGNKKTYTFIFALNVIMFFLILIIK; translated from the coding sequence ATGGATGAATTAGTGGATTTAGATGAAATATTAGAAGAAATTTCAAATGAAATTGAAAATTTAAAAAATTTAAATGCTTCAATAGAGTTAATTGAAAGATCTTCAAAAAAAATTTTAGAAATGTTGAAAGAAACATTAAATGAGAATGCAAAAAAAGTTAGGGAGGAATTTAATAAACTAAACGAAAATACAGAAAAATTAAAAGATGAATATGAACATTTCTATTCTAAAACTAAAGAGTTGATAAAGCAAATAAACAATCTTATAGATAAAAATAACGAACTGCTAGAAAACACAAAAAAAGATATATTAAGTTCTCAAGAAAAATTAGAAAATTTAATAATTTCAAATTTTTCAAAATTAGAAGGTATGATGAAGATAATTAGTGAAAATCAAAATAATAAAATAATTGATTTAAGTAAAGAGGTAGGAAGACAAGAAAGAATTATTGAAAAACTTGTTTATGAAACAAACGAACAAAAAAATAAAATCGAACAGCTTGAAAATTCGATTAATAACTTTTCAAAAATATTCTTAGGAAACAAAAAAACTTATACCTTTATTTTTGCATTAAATGTTATAATGTTTTTTTTGATACTTATCATTAAGTAA
- a CDS encoding NAD(P)/FAD-dependent oxidoreductase: MLFKEFEAKNNIFMAPIKTALATPKNGLITEQLINYYERKALGGVGTVILEPISVSLSGKEHPKQLMLNSEKHEIKLKELITKLHKYGTKIVVHLNHAGRAANPKIVEDVVAPSPIKCPTTNQLPRELSKSEIRDIINDFKNAALRAQSAGADAIEIQFGHGYLVQQFYSNRLNKRTDEYGENKFLFAEQLLSSIKNSVTIPIFLRISGSEFIDDGISLKDISSIIDLAKKYDVSIIHVGWGNACDSVPWYYNHMSLPIEPMDEILKLIKNMTNIPIISAGRMQKNERYKYLLEKHVIDGVVFGRQLIIDPDFPNKILNHSNDYIRCGSCLQGCLSSVKSGKPINCIANPEVHKTFIPKTNDKKKIAIVGGGPAGIFAGLYLKKKGYDITLFEKNNYLGGQWVMAYNAPGKLSMKDILDDLIRKAEKELKIIKNTTVDDKFFDDKDFDAIVIATGANPFVPSIKGLKKYITGFDFFSGKKVNGNKILVIGGGLIGVEVTEALVNNGKNVTIVELFDEIGRGMELISKKLFSLKYLSKIKVYTNSSVEEIKENNEVFINRNGKIESIGNFDEIIVTAGTKSENSLYNTLSKKIKNVYLVGDALKVGQIFDAVNGALELAEKI, translated from the coding sequence ATGTTATTCAAAGAATTTGAAGCAAAAAATAATATTTTTATGGCACCAATTAAAACTGCTTTAGCAACACCGAAAAATGGATTAATAACTGAGCAATTGATTAACTATTATGAAAGAAAAGCCTTAGGTGGAGTAGGAACTGTTATTCTTGAACCAATTTCTGTTTCTTTATCTGGAAAAGAACACCCTAAACAACTAATGTTAAATTCTGAAAAACACGAAATAAAATTAAAAGAATTGATAACAAAACTTCACAAATACGGCACAAAAATAGTTGTCCATCTAAATCATGCAGGAAGAGCTGCTAATCCGAAAATAGTCGAGGATGTAGTCGCTCCATCGCCAATTAAATGTCCAACAACAAACCAACTTCCGAGAGAATTGTCAAAATCTGAAATAAGAGATATAATCAATGATTTTAAAAATGCTGCTTTGAGAGCTCAGAGCGCTGGAGCAGACGCTATTGAAATACAATTTGGTCATGGATATCTGGTTCAACAATTTTATAGCAATAGATTAAACAAAAGGACAGATGAATACGGTGAAAATAAATTTCTTTTTGCCGAACAACTACTCTCTAGTATCAAAAATTCAGTTACCATCCCAATTTTTCTGAGAATTTCTGGAAGTGAGTTTATTGATGATGGGATTAGTCTTAAAGATATAAGTTCAATTATAGATTTGGCTAAAAAATATGATGTTTCAATAATACATGTAGGTTGGGGAAATGCTTGTGATTCAGTTCCATGGTATTATAATCATATGTCATTACCAATTGAACCTATGGATGAGATTCTTAAACTTATTAAAAACATGACAAATATACCAATAATATCTGCAGGTAGAATGCAAAAAAATGAAAGATACAAATATTTATTAGAAAAACACGTAATTGATGGAGTAGTTTTTGGAAGACAGTTAATAATAGATCCTGATTTTCCAAATAAAATCTTAAACCATTCAAATGATTACATCAGATGTGGGAGTTGTTTGCAAGGATGTTTATCAAGTGTAAAAAGTGGAAAACCTATTAATTGTATAGCGAATCCTGAAGTTCATAAAACGTTTATTCCTAAAACAAATGATAAGAAGAAAATCGCAATTGTTGGTGGTGGTCCAGCAGGTATTTTTGCTGGTTTATACTTAAAGAAAAAAGGATATGATATAACATTGTTTGAAAAAAATAATTATTTAGGGGGACAATGGGTAATGGCTTATAACGCACCTGGAAAATTATCGATGAAAGATATTTTAGACGACTTGATAAGAAAAGCAGAAAAAGAATTAAAAATCATAAAAAATACGACAGTTGACGATAAATTCTTTGATGATAAAGACTTTGACGCTATTGTAATTGCCACAGGTGCAAATCCTTTTGTTCCATCAATTAAAGGACTTAAAAAATATATTACTGGTTTTGATTTCTTTTCGGGTAAAAAAGTTAATGGAAATAAAATTTTAGTTATAGGTGGAGGATTAATTGGTGTTGAAGTTACTGAAGCATTAGTTAATAATGGTAAAAATGTAACAATAGTTGAATTATTTGATGAAATTGGCAGAGGAATGGAGCTTATTTCAAAAAAACTTTTCTCTCTAAAATACTTATCAAAGATAAAAGTCTATACCAACTCATCTGTAGAAGAAATAAAAGAAAATAATGAAGTATTTATTAATCGCAATGGAAAAATTGAATCTATTGGAAATTTCGATGAAATAATTGTGACAGCAGGAACAAAAAGCGAAAATTCTTTATACAACACTCTTTCAAAAAAGATTAAAAACGTATATCTAGTAGGTGATGCTTTAAAAGTTGGACAAATTTTCGATGCAGTTAACGGTGCGTTGGAATTAGCAGAAAAAATATAG